The Dioscorea cayenensis subsp. rotundata cultivar TDr96_F1 chromosome 19, TDr96_F1_v2_PseudoChromosome.rev07_lg8_w22 25.fasta, whole genome shotgun sequence genome includes a window with the following:
- the LOC120284118 gene encoding uncharacterized protein LOC120284118 — protein MIIVNQQHKSFPLALILCTYLRRSPLAMASGDWHPAPSPSPTQPKSWAQIASSLRQSSDNSLLHNTHILNKLKETTTNFIRLDSVTMSRARMKFQHALYGKLFGKPPHFDQVKTNLLAKWSIFGEVTISNLPNGFLLIKCSSQKTMQHLLLDGPCSVNGLILQLSPWKPFFEPTFAKLSIAAIWLQLHNLPVEFWEGETLETIVGQFGTLLKVDDFKSSLSRSKYARICVEIDLSKPLSRGFWIGDNLHQVFVVVLYEQLSTFCYTCGMISHGSNFYSRSVTPGTARTTSSRLVWQVETGSSLVSASKIRAWMILSLSLIVPRRKIWKKWFILLLTLTTAPVF, from the coding sequence ATGATAATTGTCAACCAACAACACAAATCGTTCCCCCTTGCTCTGATCCTCTGCACTTATCTCCGTCGTtcccctcttgccatggcaagcggggacTGGCACCCAGCCCCCTCTCCCTCACCCACGCAGCCTAAATCCTGGGCCCAAATTGCTTCATCCCTTCGCCAATCCTCGGACAACTCTCTCTTGCACAATACCCACATCCTCAATAagctcaaagaaacaactacTAATTTCATTAGACTCGATAGTGTCACCATGAGCAGAGCTAGAATGAAGTTTCAGCATGCACTCTATGGGAAGCTTTTCGGCAAACCTCCTCACTTCGATCAAGTTAAGACTAACCTGCTCGCCAAATGGAGTATTTTTGGAGAGGTCACCATCTCCAACCTCCCCAATGGGTTTCTCCTAATTAAATGTTCCTCACAGAAAACAATGCAGCACCTTCTCTTAGATGGACCTTGTTCTGTCAATGGCCTCATTCTCCAGCTCTCACCATGGAAACCCTTCTTTGAGCCCACTTTCGCCAAGCTCAGCATAGCAGCTATCTGGTTGCAACTCCATAACCTTCCCGTTGAGTTCTGGGAAGGTGAGACCTTGGAAACCATTGTTGGTCAGTTTGGAACCCTTCTCAAGGTTGATGATTTTAAATCTTCTCTCAGTCGGTCCAAATACGCTCGCATttgtgttgagattgatttgtcCAAGCCACTCAGCCGCGGCTTCTGGATCGGCGACAACCTCCATCAGGTTTTTGTGGTTGTCTTGTATGAACAATTATCGACTTTTTGTTACACTTGTGGGATGATTAGCCATGGAAGCAATTTCTACTCACGATCTGTGACGCCCGGTACCGCTAGAACCACCTCATCCCGCCTGGTGTGGCAGGTCGAGACTGGCTCTAGCCTGGTATCAGCGTCCAAGATCAGAGCATGGATGATTCTGAGCCTCTCCCTGATCGTCCCTCGTCGGAAAATTTGGAAAAAGTGGTTCATTCTTCTCCTGACTCTGACTACGGCCCCTGTCTTCTAG